The Bacillus carboniphilus genome contains a region encoding:
- a CDS encoding styrene monooxygenase/indole monooxygenase family protein: MRKRIAIIGSGVAALHLTYAILKDELMDVTIITKQTPDELRNNRIHSSQVHYGPTRYRENYYGMPAWDEALAIDSIRVVFGGQDLFVGQLHESGLSVDQRYYAPRYMEDLIDRGVSFRYERVTKETLEELVEEFDLVVDCTGRTSSLVPYQDDKKLTTVHSPKRKCIIGYFLGLQRETRSAFNLHILPEVGELFEFPIITEKGPITTLYIEAIPDGDLDLFKGIKTPEDFTEKMKSTMQTFFPEVYERIDQQQFRLLDEKAFMQIAINPYVKIPYTLVNGKLIVGCGDCVVLNDPFTGQGANTASYCAEQLYFTLREELESGWTEQTGRKYWEKINDYVTAVSEWSNASVDPLPEQVMNFLMQATQDQNMADQFVNWTSNPKAAHKVFYAQGVSK; this comes from the coding sequence ATGAGAAAAAGAATAGCCATAATTGGAAGTGGTGTTGCAGCGTTACATTTAACCTATGCCATTTTAAAAGATGAATTAATGGATGTCACGATTATTACCAAACAAACTCCAGATGAATTAAGGAACAATAGAATTCATTCATCACAAGTTCATTATGGTCCTACTAGATATCGTGAAAACTATTATGGGATGCCTGCGTGGGATGAGGCGTTAGCCATTGATTCTATTCGAGTTGTATTCGGTGGTCAAGACCTTTTCGTTGGTCAATTACATGAATCGGGTTTGTCCGTTGATCAACGTTATTATGCACCACGATATATGGAAGATTTGATAGATCGAGGCGTTTCCTTTCGTTATGAAAGAGTTACGAAAGAAACATTGGAAGAACTTGTCGAAGAGTTTGATCTTGTCGTTGATTGTACAGGAAGAACGAGCTCTCTTGTTCCATATCAAGATGATAAAAAACTGACAACTGTGCACAGTCCGAAACGAAAGTGTATTATTGGTTACTTTCTTGGACTCCAACGAGAAACACGATCAGCTTTTAATTTACATATACTCCCTGAGGTTGGTGAGTTGTTTGAATTCCCAATTATAACTGAAAAGGGACCGATTACAACGCTTTATATTGAAGCAATCCCAGATGGTGATTTAGACCTTTTCAAAGGCATCAAGACTCCTGAAGATTTCACCGAAAAGATGAAATCCACCATGCAAACCTTCTTCCCAGAGGTATATGAACGAATTGATCAACAACAATTTAGATTACTTGATGAAAAAGCTTTCATGCAAATTGCTATAAATCCATATGTAAAAATTCCATACACATTGGTGAATGGAAAATTGATTGTAGGTTGTGGTGACTGTGTAGTTTTAAATGATCCATTTACAGGTCAAGGAGCTAATACCGCTTCGTATTGTGCAGAACAACTTTATTTTACATTACGAGAAGAGTTGGAGTCTGGTTGGACTGAACAAACGGGTCGAAAATATTGGGAGAAAATCAATGATTATGTAACGGCTGTAAGTGAATGGTCAAATGCTAGCGTTGATCCACTTCCTGAACAAGTCATGAATTTCCTCATGCAAGCGACACAGGATCAAAACATGGCTGATCAATTTGTTAATTGGACATCTAATCCTAAAGCGGCACACAAAGTTTTTTACGCACAAGGCGTCTCAAAATAA
- a CDS encoding alpha/beta hydrolase has product MLYIVLFVAIIFVALVSIGIYFTNQLMYMKKKTDLDIIKRETAYGFFNEKDFNNAPKKEFTLSSKHGYDIKGFTLSPHKHNRHMIICHGVTVNHLNSVKYMNLFLKLGWNVVVYDHRRHGKSGGKTTSFGHFEKDDLKTVVDWVKLQYGKDAYIGIHGESMGSATTLLYAGMVEDGADFYILDCPFANFKDQLAHLLKHDYHLPTFPFIQIGELFLKIREGYTLKDVSPISHIDKIKKPALFIHSEPDTYIPYSMTLQLFEKKQGEKQLFIAKKGAHALSYSENKLEYEQVIEQFLKKIWSNKQKINISSRSS; this is encoded by the coding sequence ATGTTGTATATTGTATTATTCGTTGCCATAATTTTTGTAGCACTAGTCAGTATCGGAATTTATTTTACAAACCAATTAATGTACATGAAGAAAAAAACAGATTTAGATATTATTAAAAGAGAAACAGCATACGGTTTTTTTAATGAAAAGGACTTCAACAATGCGCCTAAAAAAGAATTCACTCTTTCCTCCAAACATGGATATGATATAAAAGGGTTTACCCTTTCTCCTCACAAACATAATCGGCATATGATCATTTGTCATGGGGTTACGGTTAACCATTTGAACTCTGTTAAATACATGAATTTATTTTTAAAGCTTGGATGGAATGTTGTCGTTTATGATCACCGTCGCCACGGAAAAAGCGGAGGAAAAACAACTAGTTTTGGACATTTCGAAAAGGATGACTTAAAAACTGTCGTAGATTGGGTTAAACTTCAGTATGGGAAGGATGCTTATATTGGAATACATGGAGAATCTATGGGTTCAGCAACAACCCTGCTATATGCAGGAATGGTCGAAGACGGTGCTGACTTTTACATTTTAGACTGTCCTTTTGCTAATTTTAAGGACCAACTAGCCCATCTTCTTAAGCACGACTATCACTTACCCACGTTTCCTTTTATTCAGATTGGAGAGTTGTTCTTAAAAATTAGAGAAGGCTATACTTTAAAAGATGTTTCACCTATTAGTCACATCGATAAAATTAAAAAACCAGCGCTATTTATTCATAGTGAACCTGACACGTATATACCATATTCAATGACATTACAATTATTTGAAAAAAAACAAGGGGAAAAGCAATTATTTATTGCTAAAAAAGGGGCTCATGCACTTTCGTATTCTGAAAACAAACTAGAATATGAACAAGTCATTGAACAGTTTTTAAAAAAAATTTGGAGCAATAAACAAAAAATCAACATTTCATCTAGATCATCTTAA
- a CDS encoding DUF2552 family protein, with protein MEKKLKSLRNIALNKTWVSFTNENHPYSLLHWSIGGVEVNKKDVWLLQDEMTFETQEFETIDQALSFIEVHLKEITEVLG; from the coding sequence ATGGAGAAAAAGCTGAAATCTCTTCGCAATATCGCCTTAAACAAAACATGGGTTTCCTTCACAAACGAAAATCATCCGTATAGTTTATTGCATTGGTCGATCGGTGGTGTAGAGGTTAATAAAAAGGATGTATGGTTACTTCAAGATGAAATGACATTTGAAACACAAGAATTTGAAACGATCGATCAGGCATTGTCTTTTATTGAAGTACATTTGAAGGAAATAACGGAAGTGTTAGGATGA
- a CDS encoding CDGSH iron-sulfur domain-containing protein — translation MTNGEIKILDHGPLRVTGEVKLIDAEGNEFETKNAFSLCRCGLSEKMPFCDGQHKGKFQSCVRTENK, via the coding sequence TTGACAAATGGCGAGATCAAAATTTTAGACCACGGTCCATTAAGAGTAACAGGAGAGGTAAAGTTAATAGATGCAGAAGGAAATGAGTTTGAAACAAAAAATGCATTTTCCCTCTGTCGTTGTGGTTTATCGGAAAAGATGCCTTTTTGTGATGGACAGCATAAAGGAAAGTTCCAATCATGTGTCAGAACTGAAAACAAGTAA
- a CDS encoding ABC transporter ATP-binding protein, whose protein sequence is MIRLHTDRLTIQYGDRTIIEELSLSIPDGQITTVIGSNGCGKSTLLKALTRIIPYQNGAIILDGKEIKQQDTKSLAKKMAILPQSPEGVAGLTAGELVSYGRFPHQNRFGRLLKNDVEIIDWALEVTGTLDFKHHPVDALSGGQRQRVWIAMAIAQDTDMIFLDEPTTYLDMAHQLEVLELLQKLNKDEGRTIVMVLHDLNHAARFADHIFALRNGKIIQSGSPENVITKEVLREVFQIDAEIGKDPRTNRPMCLTYHLIKGENNNEKSNHTFSNDIRSHG, encoded by the coding sequence ATGATCCGCTTACATACTGATCGTTTAACTATTCAATATGGAGATCGTACAATTATAGAAGAGCTGTCTCTTTCCATTCCTGATGGGCAAATCACCACGGTTATTGGATCAAATGGCTGCGGAAAATCCACTCTGCTAAAAGCCCTTACTCGGATTATCCCCTACCAAAATGGTGCCATTATTCTTGATGGAAAAGAAATAAAACAACAAGATACAAAATCTTTAGCCAAGAAAATGGCGATTTTGCCACAAAGTCCTGAAGGTGTTGCTGGACTTACCGCTGGAGAGCTAGTATCGTACGGACGTTTCCCCCACCAAAATCGATTTGGAAGATTATTAAAAAACGATGTAGAGATCATAGATTGGGCACTTGAAGTAACCGGAACCCTCGATTTTAAACACCACCCTGTCGACGCCTTATCAGGGGGACAACGTCAGCGAGTTTGGATTGCCATGGCAATAGCCCAAGATACAGACATGATTTTTTTAGATGAGCCGACTACTTATTTAGACATGGCTCATCAGCTTGAAGTCCTGGAATTATTACAAAAACTTAATAAGGATGAAGGGCGAACCATCGTGATGGTCTTGCATGATTTAAACCATGCCGCTCGTTTTGCAGATCATATTTTTGCTTTAAGAAACGGCAAGATTATTCAATCTGGATCTCCAGAAAACGTCATAACGAAAGAAGTTTTACGAGAAGTCTTTCAAATTGATGCGGAAATCGGAAAAGACCCTCGGACAAATCGTCCAATGTGTCTTACTTACCACTTAATCAAAGGAGAAAACAACAATGAAAAAAGCAATCATACCTTTTCTAATGATATTCGTTCTCATGGTTAG
- a CDS encoding iron-hydroxamate ABC transporter substrate-binding protein — protein sequence MKKAIIPFLMIFVLMVSACSNEETTNNSESTENKKEPASETITYETENGPIEVPSKPERVIVLSSFAGSLIDLDINLVGVDSWSKMNPRWETELKNVEEVSEENLEKIIELDPDLIIGLSSIQNIDKLQEIAPTVTYTYGKVDYLQQHIEIGKLVNKEEEATAWVESFKERAQETGDQIREKVGEDTTVSVIEKFDKQFYVFGDNWGRGTEILYQEMNLKMPKKVKSDALEDGWYAISSEVLGDYAGDYLILSQRPGSDNSFQETDTYKNIPAVKNNQVIEVDARQFYFNDPNTLEFQLDSFKNTFLGK from the coding sequence ATGAAAAAAGCAATCATACCTTTTCTAATGATATTCGTTCTCATGGTTAGTGCATGTAGCAATGAAGAAACAACAAATAATAGTGAATCAACTGAAAATAAAAAAGAACCAGCATCGGAAACAATTACTTATGAAACAGAAAATGGCCCAATTGAAGTACCTTCAAAACCAGAAAGAGTCATTGTCCTTTCTTCATTTGCTGGTAGCTTAATAGATTTAGATATAAACTTAGTCGGCGTTGATAGCTGGTCAAAAATGAATCCTCGCTGGGAAACTGAATTAAAAAATGTTGAAGAAGTTTCAGAAGAAAATTTAGAAAAAATTATTGAGTTAGATCCTGATTTAATTATTGGATTATCCTCTATTCAAAATATTGATAAATTACAAGAGATTGCTCCTACTGTTACGTATACATACGGTAAAGTAGACTACTTACAACAACATATTGAAATTGGGAAACTTGTAAACAAAGAAGAAGAAGCTACGGCATGGGTCGAAAGCTTTAAAGAACGTGCTCAAGAAACCGGTGATCAAATCCGAGAGAAAGTTGGTGAAGATACTACCGTTTCCGTTATTGAAAAATTCGATAAACAATTCTATGTGTTTGGTGATAATTGGGGACGTGGAACAGAGATCTTATATCAAGAAATGAACTTAAAAATGCCTAAAAAAGTGAAAAGTGATGCATTGGAAGACGGTTGGTATGCCATCTCTTCTGAAGTGTTAGGTGATTATGCTGGGGATTACTTAATTTTAAGTCAGCGCCCTGGAAGTGACAACTCTTTCCAAGAAACAGATACTTATAAAAATATTCCTGCCGTTAAAAACAATCAAGTCATTGAAGTCGATGCAAGACAATTTTACTTCAATGACCCAAACACTTTAGAGTTTCAGTTAGATTCCTTTAAGAATACCTTTCTTGGAAAATAA
- a CDS encoding FecCD family ABC transporter permease: MKKTISFPSKLLITSLFLIISSILSLVFGATQVSLHDVWLALTTNTSQESLNIIWELRLPRGVGAIFVGAALAISGAIMQGLTRNPLADPGLLGLTAGANAALAFVLALFPTINYLGVTFACFIGSAVGAAMVFTIGSFTKGGFSPFRIVLAGSAISAFLFAIAEGIGLQFKISKDVSMWTAGGLMGTTWDQLVVIIPIVSASIILSLLLSKQLTILSLNEDVAVGLGQNTKKVKILLFLVITLLTGASVALVGNLAFIGLMIPHIARVFVGTDYRFILPMSALVGACFMLLADLLGRTIHAPYETPVAAIVSILGLPFFLFVVHKGGRAFS; encoded by the coding sequence GTGAAAAAAACGATATCCTTTCCTAGTAAACTATTGATAACTTCTTTATTCTTAATCATTTCCTCTATCCTATCTTTAGTATTTGGGGCAACGCAAGTGAGTTTACACGATGTTTGGCTAGCTCTTACAACCAATACCAGCCAAGAATCTCTTAATATTATTTGGGAACTTCGACTTCCTAGAGGAGTTGGTGCCATTTTTGTAGGAGCTGCTTTAGCGATATCCGGTGCCATTATGCAAGGGTTAACCCGAAATCCGTTAGCTGACCCTGGCTTGCTAGGGTTAACGGCAGGGGCGAATGCAGCTCTCGCCTTTGTACTAGCACTTTTCCCAACGATTAATTATCTTGGTGTCACTTTTGCTTGTTTCATTGGTTCTGCTGTTGGAGCAGCAATGGTTTTTACCATTGGATCTTTCACAAAAGGAGGGTTTTCTCCTTTTCGAATTGTTCTAGCTGGTTCTGCTATTTCTGCTTTTCTTTTTGCTATTGCAGAGGGAATTGGATTACAATTTAAAATTTCGAAAGACGTGTCCATGTGGACAGCAGGTGGTTTAATGGGGACGACATGGGATCAACTAGTTGTGATCATACCGATTGTAAGTGCCTCCATTATCCTATCATTACTATTATCTAAGCAACTAACTATTTTAAGTTTAAATGAAGATGTAGCTGTTGGCTTAGGACAGAACACAAAAAAGGTTAAAATCCTTTTATTTCTCGTGATTACGTTATTAACCGGAGCATCTGTAGCATTAGTAGGGAATCTAGCTTTTATTGGATTAATGATCCCCCATATTGCTAGGGTTTTTGTTGGTACAGATTATCGATTTATTTTGCCAATGAGCGCGTTAGTTGGAGCATGTTTTATGCTTTTAGCTGATTTATTAGGTAGAACCATTCATGCTCCTTATGAAACGCCTGTTGCTGCAATTGTATCCATTTTAGGATTACCCTTCTTTTTATTCGTTGTTCATAAAGGAGGAAGAGCATTTTCATGA
- a CDS encoding FecCD family ABC transporter permease, which produces MIHSKLIKKQRNIFILLVILLCATAIISMGLGYASVSFDRIIPTLLQKGTIKDELILFSIRLPRIIITILAGMSLALSGAILQAITNNDLADPGIIGINSGAGVAVAIFFLYFPLETGTFTYLLPVVGFFGAFLTALFIYLFSYSKDRGLQPIKLVLTGIGVSIALSGLMVVLISSSERRKVDFIAQWLSGSIWGADWPFIIAILPWLLILIPFTFLKSNRLNLLQLDDSIPIGVGMRIDKERFILLFSAVALAAASVSVSGGIAFIGLIAPHLAKTLVGPRHQLSLPITILLGGWLLLLADTIGRNILEPDGIPAGIMVALIGAPYFVFLLMKKA; this is translated from the coding sequence ATGATTCATTCCAAATTAATAAAAAAACAACGCAACATCTTTATTCTTTTAGTCATACTTCTTTGTGCGACAGCCATTATAAGCATGGGGTTAGGTTATGCATCTGTCAGTTTTGATAGAATCATTCCAACTTTATTACAAAAAGGAACGATTAAAGATGAATTAATTTTATTTTCAATTCGTTTACCTCGAATTATTATCACTATATTAGCAGGAATGAGTTTAGCCTTGTCTGGTGCTATTTTGCAAGCTATAACAAATAATGATTTGGCGGACCCAGGAATTATTGGGATCAACTCAGGTGCTGGCGTAGCCGTTGCTATTTTCTTTTTATATTTTCCATTAGAAACTGGAACGTTTACCTACCTCTTACCTGTAGTAGGTTTTTTTGGGGCTTTCTTAACAGCTTTGTTTATTTATTTATTCTCTTACTCAAAGGATAGAGGGCTCCAGCCTATTAAACTAGTATTAACTGGTATCGGTGTGTCGATAGCATTATCTGGTTTGATGGTCGTCCTTATCTCTTCTTCAGAACGTAGGAAAGTAGATTTTATCGCACAGTGGTTATCGGGAAGTATTTGGGGTGCTGACTGGCCTTTTATTATTGCAATTCTTCCTTGGCTACTCATTCTTATTCCGTTTACCTTCCTTAAATCCAATCGGTTAAACCTTTTACAATTAGATGATTCTATCCCTATTGGGGTTGGAATGAGAATTGATAAAGAAAGATTTATTCTTTTATTTTCTGCTGTAGCACTAGCGGCCGCTTCTGTATCAGTTTCAGGTGGAATTGCTTTCATTGGCTTGATAGCGCCTCATTTAGCAAAAACACTTGTCGGTCCACGCCATCAGCTTTCTCTTCCTATTACGATATTATTAGGCGGATGGCTTCTTTTGCTTGCCGATACCATTGGGAGAAATATTTTAGAGCCTGATGGAATTCCTGCGGGAATTATGGTTGCCTTAATTGGCGCACCTTATTTTGTCTTTTTATTAATGAAGAAAGCTTGA
- a CDS encoding helix-turn-helix domain-containing protein yields the protein MIWKDRTKFGRWLDQNEISQIDLEKVTNLSRGTISSICNNENYRPKYSTICKIENGLKKLGKEVDMEKLL from the coding sequence GTGATCTGGAAGGATAGGACGAAGTTTGGACGATGGCTAGATCAAAATGAGATTAGCCAAATTGATTTAGAAAAAGTAACAAATTTGAGCAGGGGAACAATATCAAGTATTTGCAACAATGAAAATTACCGCCCAAAATACTCCACGATCTGCAAGATTGAAAATGGGTTAAAGAAGTTAGGTAAGGAGGTGGATATGGAAAAATTATTATAA